The Primulina eburnea isolate SZY01 unplaced genomic scaffold, ASM2296580v1 ctg1320_ERROPOS1310249, whole genome shotgun sequence genome contains a region encoding:
- the LOC140820668 gene encoding ultraviolet-B receptor UVR8-like, whose protein sequence is MASKTVVIAWGSGEDGQLGIGNSEEKEWVCAISALSSSNVCSVVAGSRNSLAICDDGKLFTWGWNQRGTLGHPQETKNENVPSQVKALANVKIIQAAIGGWHCLAVDEQGRAYAWGGNEYGQCGEEPERKEDMGKPVRRDIIIPQRCVPRLSVRQVAAGGTHSVVLTREGHVWTWGQPWPPGDIKQISTPVRVQGLDSVRLIAVGAFHNLALLDDGTLMAWGNNEYGQLGTGDTQPRSQPIPVQGLSDLTLVDIAAGGWHSTALTDDGEVYGWGRGEHGRLGFGDDKSSKMFPQRVQLLVGEDIVQVSCGGTHSVALTRDGCMYSFGRGDHGRLGYGRKVTTGNPAEVPIIIPPPKGISGSAAEGRWCAKLVACGGRHTLAIAEWHSSEADHEI, encoded by the exons ATGGCCTCCAAAACTGTTGTTATTGCATG GGGTTCTGGAGAAGATGGGCAGTTGGGAATTGGAAACAGTGAGGAGAAAGAATGGGTTTGTGCCATTTCTGCTCTGAGTTCTAGCAACGTTTGCTCTGTAGTGGCCGGCAGCCGTAACTCCCTTGCTATATGTGATGACGGAAAG TTATTTACATGGGGCTGGAATCAAAGGGGAACACTGGGCCATCCACAGGAAACCAAAAATGAGAATGTTCCCAGCCAAGTTAAGGCACTTGCCAATGTCAAAATTATTCAG GCTGCTATTGGTGGCTGGCATTGCTTGGCCGTTGATGAACAAGGTCGAGCTTATGCATGGG GTGGGAATGAGTATGGACAGTGTGGTGAAGAACCTGAACGGAAAGAAGACATGGGCAAACCTGTCAGAAGAGATATAATCATTCCACAGCGATGTGTGCCAAGACTTTCTGTTCGTCAG GTAGCTGCTGGTGGAACTCATTCTGTTGTTCTTACCCGAGAAGGACATGTATGGACATGGGGTCAACCATGGCCTCCTGGAGACAT AAAGCAAATTTCGACCCCAGTTCGAGTGCAAGGTCTTGATAGTGTTAGGTTAATTGCAGTAGGTGCATTTCACAATTTAGCTCTTCTTGACGATGGAACTTTGATGGCTTGGGGCAATAATGAGTATGGTCAGCTTGGAACTGGTGATACCCAGCCAAGATCACAACCTATTCCTGTCCAGGGCCTCTCTGATCTTACTTTG GTTGATATTGCTGCTGGAGGATGGCATTCTACCGCGTTGACTGATGATGGAGAG GTGTATGGATGGGGCAGAGGGGAGCACGGAAGACTTGGATTTGGAGATGACAAGAGCAGCAAAATGTTTCCTCAAAGGGTTCAACTTTTAGTGGGCGAGGACATTGTTCAG gTTTCTTGTGGAGGTACTCACTCCGTTGCATTAACGAGGGATGGCTGCATGTATTCA TTTGGACGAGGGGACCATGGACGTTTGGGATATGGACGAAAGGTGACAACAGGGAATCCAGCTGAAGTTCCGATAATAATTCCACCTCCTAAAGGCATCAGCGGCAGTGCAGCTGAAGGCCGGTGGTGTGCTAAACTAGTTGCTTGTGGTGGCCGTCATACTCTGGCGATAGCCGAATGGCACTCTTCTGAGGCGGATCACGAAATCTGA